A genomic segment from Thermotoga neapolitana DSM 4359 encodes:
- a CDS encoding Mut7-C RNAse domain-containing protein, with protein sequence MKEHRLAVDLSLVSLAKKMRTLGLDVAVCQAKTPAEALVFCRKEKRVLLTRNRIFARFFEKYNHECLLVTTEEEGLRIVLERFKTGKPRCPFCNEELTSVRRKEVLGRVPIYVFLSAEKFSKCPECGRVFWKGSHLKWIEEVIEHDPEGVEEDTGNRGDERQYRSS encoded by the coding sequence ATGAAAGAGCATCGTCTGGCTGTGGACCTGTCCCTTGTCTCACTGGCGAAGAAAATGAGAACGCTCGGACTGGACGTTGCAGTCTGCCAGGCAAAGACACCAGCGGAAGCTCTTGTGTTCTGCAGAAAAGAAAAAAGGGTTCTTCTCACAAGAAACAGAATTTTTGCCCGCTTCTTCGAGAAATACAACCACGAGTGTCTGCTTGTCACCACAGAAGAGGAAGGCCTCAGAATAGTCCTTGAACGTTTTAAAACGGGAAAACCCAGATGTCCATTCTGCAACGAAGAACTAACATCGGTTCGGCGAAAAGAAGTGCTCGGCAGGGTTCCGATCTACGTGTTTTTGAGTGCGGAAAAATTCTCAAAGTGTCCAGAATGTGGGAGGGTATTCTGGAAGGGATCTCATTTAAAATGGATCGAGGAAGTGATAGAACATGACCCTGAAGGAGTTGAAGAAGATACGGGGAATAGAGGTGATGAAAGACAGTACAGAAGTTCCTGA
- the ileS gene encoding isoleucine--tRNA ligase, with amino-acid sequence MDYKNTLNLPKTSFPMRANLVNKEKAFLKEWEEMDLYNYVLEQRKGKPLFVLHDGPPYANGHIHIGTALNKILKDIVVKYKTMRGYRAPYVPGWDTHGLPIEHRVSQELGDRIKEMSPAEIRKKCEEFALKFVEIQKEEFKRLGVRGDWNNPYITLKPDYEVKILDVFKTLVEQGNVYRSLKPIYWCPRCRTALAEAEIEYHDHRSPSIYVKFRSKDDPNLYIVIWTTTPWTLPANVGIALHPDFEYSVVKVGDERWVIATDLLETFSRETGVDCSEVVEKIRGKDLEGKEFQHPIFEDKTSRVILADYVSLETGTGCVHIAPGHGEEDYVYGHVKYGLPIVSPVDEEGRFTDEAGKYRGMFIEDSNRVIIEDLKEKGILVHASTITHSYPHCWRCKGPVIFRATEQWFISVDHNNLRQRVLEEIDRVKWIPEWGRNRIRSMVEERPDWCISRQRVWGTPIPAVKCKECGEVTLDPKVIEHFMKIVEKEGTNAWFEKDVEELIPDDFRCPKCGARSFEKMLDTLDVWIDSGSSFEYITTREDHPFPLDMYLEGSDQHRGWFHSSIFLAVAKRGSAPYKEVLTHGFIKDELGRKMSKSLGNVVDPMEVVEKYGAEILRLWLASSDYFNDIKISMRIVEQQTEVYKKIRNTFRFLLGNLEDFDPELDRVPYEKLLTIDKWALGRLQEIIKRATEYYDSYEFSKVYNLVVKYCTTELSSLYLDVVKDRLYVEAKDSLYRRSAQTVMHEILIALMKILAPIMTFTMEEVYSHLHEKDRKYKTVQAEYWPEYREDLIDKKIMEDFEKLLSIREDVLKALEEKRQQDVIGHSLDAEVILVPRNDSVKALLEEYRDVLEELFIVSKVSLSDGSGELKGELVEVTAKHAEGEKCQRCWKYTTEISRSEEFPAVCPRCLAVLKGERK; translated from the coding sequence TTGGATTACAAAAATACGCTGAATCTGCCGAAAACTTCGTTTCCAATGAGGGCGAACCTGGTCAACAAAGAAAAAGCCTTCCTGAAAGAATGGGAAGAGATGGATCTCTACAACTACGTCCTCGAGCAGAGGAAGGGAAAGCCCCTCTTTGTTCTCCACGATGGTCCACCGTACGCCAACGGACACATACACATCGGAACGGCACTGAACAAGATACTGAAGGACATCGTGGTCAAGTACAAGACGATGAGAGGGTACAGAGCACCGTACGTTCCGGGATGGGACACCCACGGTCTTCCTATAGAACACAGGGTTTCTCAGGAACTCGGTGACAGGATAAAAGAGATGTCACCTGCTGAGATAAGAAAGAAGTGTGAAGAGTTTGCCTTGAAATTCGTTGAAATACAGAAGGAAGAGTTCAAAAGGCTGGGTGTGCGTGGAGACTGGAACAATCCCTACATCACTCTCAAACCCGACTACGAGGTGAAGATCCTCGATGTATTCAAAACACTCGTCGAACAGGGAAACGTTTACAGATCTCTGAAGCCTATCTACTGGTGTCCAAGATGTAGAACCGCTCTTGCAGAAGCGGAAATCGAGTACCACGATCACAGATCTCCTTCCATATACGTGAAGTTCAGATCGAAGGATGATCCAAACCTCTACATCGTGATATGGACCACCACCCCGTGGACCCTTCCTGCAAACGTTGGTATAGCACTTCATCCCGATTTCGAGTATTCTGTCGTGAAGGTTGGAGATGAAAGATGGGTGATCGCCACAGATCTTCTTGAGACTTTTTCCAGAGAAACGGGCGTTGACTGCTCCGAAGTGGTGGAAAAGATAAGGGGTAAAGATCTGGAAGGGAAGGAGTTCCAGCATCCTATTTTTGAAGATAAGACCTCCCGCGTGATACTGGCAGATTACGTTTCTCTGGAAACGGGAACGGGTTGTGTCCACATCGCTCCGGGGCACGGTGAAGAAGACTACGTTTACGGTCACGTGAAATACGGTCTTCCCATCGTCTCTCCGGTTGACGAGGAAGGACGATTCACCGATGAAGCAGGAAAGTACAGGGGAATGTTCATAGAGGATTCCAACAGGGTGATCATAGAGGACCTGAAAGAAAAAGGCATACTCGTTCACGCATCCACCATAACACACTCCTATCCACACTGCTGGCGCTGTAAGGGACCGGTGATCTTCAGGGCAACCGAGCAATGGTTCATCTCGGTGGATCACAACAACCTGAGGCAGAGGGTACTTGAGGAGATAGACAGGGTCAAATGGATACCGGAGTGGGGTCGAAACAGAATCAGATCCATGGTGGAAGAAAGGCCAGACTGGTGTATCTCAAGACAGCGTGTCTGGGGAACTCCCATACCGGCCGTCAAGTGTAAAGAGTGCGGAGAAGTCACTCTCGATCCGAAGGTGATCGAACACTTCATGAAGATCGTGGAGAAAGAAGGAACGAACGCGTGGTTTGAAAAAGACGTGGAAGAACTGATTCCTGATGATTTCAGATGTCCAAAATGCGGTGCGCGCTCCTTCGAGAAGATGCTCGACACACTCGATGTGTGGATCGATTCCGGGTCTTCTTTCGAGTACATAACCACGAGGGAAGATCATCCCTTCCCGCTTGACATGTACCTTGAAGGAAGCGATCAGCACAGGGGATGGTTCCATTCTTCCATCTTCCTTGCCGTTGCAAAGAGGGGATCCGCTCCTTACAAAGAAGTGCTGACACACGGGTTCATAAAGGATGAACTCGGCAGGAAGATGAGCAAATCCCTTGGAAACGTCGTGGATCCCATGGAAGTGGTCGAAAAGTACGGTGCAGAGATCCTGAGACTCTGGCTTGCAAGCAGCGACTACTTCAACGATATAAAGATCTCTATGAGGATAGTGGAACAACAAACAGAGGTTTACAAGAAGATAAGGAACACGTTCAGATTCCTTCTTGGAAACCTTGAGGACTTCGATCCGGAACTGGACAGGGTACCTTACGAAAAGCTTCTCACCATCGACAAATGGGCACTTGGAAGACTTCAGGAAATCATAAAGCGCGCCACAGAGTACTACGACAGCTATGAATTTTCCAAAGTCTACAACCTCGTGGTGAAGTACTGCACAACAGAACTCAGTTCCCTTTACCTTGACGTTGTGAAGGACAGGCTCTACGTCGAGGCAAAAGATTCTCTCTACAGAAGGTCGGCCCAGACGGTGATGCACGAAATACTCATCGCACTCATGAAGATCCTCGCCCCCATCATGACCTTCACAATGGAGGAAGTGTATTCGCACCTTCACGAAAAGGACAGAAAATACAAAACCGTTCAAGCCGAGTACTGGCCGGAGTACAGAGAGGATCTGATCGACAAAAAGATCATGGAGGATTTCGAAAAACTCCTTTCAATAAGAGAAGACGTTCTGAAAGCGCTCGAAGAGAAAAGACAGCAGGATGTGATAGGACACTCCCTGGACGCTGAAGTGATCCTGGTTCCCAGAAACGACTCTGTGAAGGCCCTTCTCGAAGAGTACAGGGACGTTCTCGAAGAACTCTTCATCGTATCAAAAGTGAGTCTTTCGGACGGTTCGGGTGAACTGAAGGGGGAACTCGTCGAGGTTACCGCAAAACACGCAGAAGGAGAGAAATGCCAGAGATGCTGGAAATACACAACCGAGATCTCCAGATCTGAAGAATTTCCTGCCGTCTGTCCCAGGTGTCTTGCCGTTTTGAAGGGGGAAAGGAAGTGA
- a CDS encoding DRTGG domain-containing protein has protein sequence MTLEEIASTIEGVVLTGDGKLEIEKAVATDLMSDVLAFAEPGVLLITGLHSPQAVRTAMVVGIPAVLFVRKKDIPENIVKLAEECNIAVLATNLSMFETCGRLFLKGLKPIRRG, from the coding sequence GTGACTCTGGAAGAGATAGCTTCCACGATAGAAGGGGTGGTTCTCACCGGAGATGGAAAGCTGGAGATAGAAAAGGCCGTTGCAACAGATCTCATGAGTGATGTGCTGGCCTTTGCTGAGCCAGGGGTCCTTCTGATCACTGGGCTTCACTCTCCGCAGGCGGTGAGAACAGCCATGGTGGTGGGCATTCCAGCAGTTCTTTTCGTCAGAAAAAAAGACATTCCAGAAAACATCGTCAAACTTGCGGAGGAATGCAACATAGCCGTTCTGGCGACCAATCTCTCCATGTTCGAGACATGTGGAAGGTTGTTTTTGAAGGGATTAAAACCGATCAGGAGAGGATAG
- the prfA gene encoding peptide chain release factor 1 produces the protein MEKISSVLKEKKKELEKQLSRPDLSPEEMKNYGIEYAKLEEIESVVNRIRETQEFIELLKEEEEDEQEIDRYEKELDSLFQELFLLLSPETGDKAIVEIRPGTGGEEAALFARDLFRMYTRYAERKGWDVEIAEMHETDLGGVKEAVFFVKGKNAYSILKYESGVHRVQRVPITESGGRIHTSTATVVVLPEIEERDIEIRPEDLKIETFRASGHGGQYVNKTESAVRITHIPTGIVVSCQNERSQYQNKQTALRILRARLYQLQREQLEKELSQKRKSQIGTGERSEKIRTYNFPQNRVTDHRINYTSYRLQEILDGDLDEIIAKLIEHDIENNIEEILGTSVPSAEH, from the coding sequence GTGGAAAAGATCTCTTCAGTCCTGAAAGAGAAAAAGAAGGAGCTGGAAAAACAGCTGTCCAGACCCGATCTGAGTCCGGAGGAGATGAAAAATTACGGAATAGAGTACGCAAAACTTGAAGAGATAGAGAGTGTCGTGAACAGGATAAGGGAAACGCAGGAGTTCATAGAACTTTTGAAAGAAGAGGAGGAAGACGAGCAGGAAATCGACAGGTACGAAAAGGAACTCGATAGTCTCTTTCAGGAACTCTTTCTTCTGCTATCTCCTGAAACAGGAGACAAAGCGATCGTGGAAATCAGACCGGGAACGGGTGGAGAAGAGGCCGCTCTGTTTGCACGCGATCTTTTCAGGATGTACACGAGGTACGCAGAAAGAAAAGGTTGGGACGTGGAGATCGCTGAGATGCACGAAACGGATCTGGGAGGAGTGAAGGAGGCGGTCTTCTTTGTAAAAGGAAAAAACGCCTACAGCATTCTGAAATACGAAAGCGGCGTTCACAGAGTTCAGAGGGTGCCGATCACAGAATCTGGAGGAAGGATACACACCTCAACAGCAACCGTCGTGGTCCTTCCCGAGATAGAAGAGAGAGACATCGAGATAAGACCGGAGGACCTTAAGATAGAAACCTTCAGAGCCTCGGGACACGGCGGTCAGTACGTGAACAAAACAGAGTCCGCCGTGAGGATCACCCACATTCCAACGGGAATCGTCGTTTCCTGTCAGAACGAAAGATCGCAGTATCAGAACAAACAGACCGCTTTGAGGATCCTCCGTGCACGTCTCTATCAGCTTCAGAGAGAACAGCTGGAGAAGGAACTCTCCCAGAAGAGGAAGTCACAGATAGGAACGGGAGAGAGAAGCGAGAAAATCAGAACCTACAACTTCCCACAGAACAGGGTCACCGATCACAGGATAAACTACACCTCTTACAGACTCCAGGAAATTCTTGATGGAGATCTAGACGAGATCATAGCAAAACTGATAGAACACGATATAGAAAACAACATCGAAGAAATTTTAGGAACGAGCGTCCCCAGTGCAGAACATTAA
- a CDS encoding response regulator, protein MKKKILVVDDEPNMRELLREELEEEGYEVEAAENGEEALKKFSSGDYDLVILDIEMPGMNGLEVAGKIREMKKDARIILLTAYSHYRSDLSSWAADEYVVKSFNFDELKEKVKKLLS, encoded by the coding sequence ATGAAAAAGAAAATACTCGTTGTGGACGATGAACCCAACATGCGAGAACTCTTGAGAGAAGAACTCGAAGAAGAAGGATACGAAGTGGAAGCAGCGGAAAACGGGGAAGAAGCCCTGAAGAAGTTCTCTTCAGGTGACTACGACCTGGTGATACTCGACATAGAGATGCCCGGTATGAACGGTCTGGAAGTTGCGGGAAAGATCCGCGAGATGAAAAAGGACGCCAGAATCATCCTGCTCACCGCGTATTCTCATTACAGGTCGGACCTTTCCTCGTGGGCTGCCGATGAATACGTTGTGAAATCGTTTAATTTCGATGAATTGAAAGAAAAGGTGAAGAAACTACTCTCGTGA
- a CDS encoding RtcB family protein, whose amino-acid sequence MKIERLDKYMWRIPREGKMRVDAIVFTDAESVDDPQFREAMKQLMNVATLPGIVKYALAMPDIHWGYGFPIGGVAAFDAKDGIISPGGVGFDINCGVRLMKTDLTYEDVRDRLRAIVEAIYETVPAGVGARGDIVLGKKGLRKVLVEGAEWAVKAGYGLEEDLERIEDGGKIHPADPNYVSEEAFERGSDELGTLGAGNHFIEVQMVEEIYDRDLAEFFGLEVGTITIMIHSGSRGFGHQVATDYIRLMRDRLKEHNRDLPDKQLINAPFEHPLGQAYYSAMNCAANYAFANREILGHLVRKAFWKVFGKDTRVELIYDVAHNIAKVEEYEIDGKRKKLVVHRKGATRSLGPGNEKVPEIYREVGQPVIIPGDMGTASYLLIGTRKAEEKTFGSTAHGAGRVLGRSAALKRWSYREILDELERKNIIVMSKSKKTLVEEAPEAYKDVDRVVHIVHEIGISRKIARMVPLGVVKG is encoded by the coding sequence ATGAAGATAGAAAGACTCGATAAATACATGTGGAGGATCCCCAGAGAGGGAAAGATGAGGGTGGACGCCATTGTTTTCACGGACGCTGAGAGTGTGGATGACCCTCAATTCAGAGAGGCCATGAAACAACTTATGAACGTGGCAACGCTTCCTGGGATCGTGAAGTACGCCCTTGCCATGCCCGACATACACTGGGGTTACGGCTTCCCGATAGGTGGTGTTGCAGCTTTCGATGCAAAAGACGGAATCATCTCACCTGGAGGGGTGGGTTTCGACATAAACTGCGGTGTTCGACTGATGAAGACAGATCTCACATACGAAGATGTCAGGGATAGATTGAGGGCCATCGTCGAAGCCATTTACGAAACAGTACCCGCCGGTGTTGGTGCAAGGGGAGACATCGTCCTTGGAAAAAAAGGTCTCAGGAAGGTCCTCGTCGAGGGTGCAGAATGGGCTGTAAAGGCTGGATATGGCCTGGAAGAGGACCTTGAGAGGATAGAGGACGGTGGCAAGATACACCCCGCCGATCCCAACTATGTGTCTGAGGAAGCCTTCGAGAGGGGAAGCGACGAACTTGGAACGCTTGGAGCGGGAAATCACTTCATAGAGGTCCAGATGGTGGAGGAGATCTACGACAGGGACCTGGCAGAGTTCTTCGGCCTGGAAGTGGGTACGATAACGATCATGATACACTCTGGAAGCAGGGGTTTTGGACATCAGGTGGCGACGGACTACATAAGACTCATGAGGGACAGGCTGAAGGAACACAACAGAGATCTACCCGACAAGCAACTCATAAACGCACCGTTCGAGCATCCACTCGGCCAGGCATATTACTCTGCCATGAACTGTGCGGCAAATTACGCGTTCGCAAACAGAGAGATACTCGGGCACCTCGTCAGAAAGGCCTTCTGGAAGGTCTTCGGAAAAGACACGCGCGTGGAACTGATCTACGATGTTGCCCACAACATCGCCAAAGTGGAGGAGTACGAAATAGACGGCAAACGAAAAAAACTCGTTGTTCACAGAAAGGGTGCCACGCGCTCTCTTGGCCCTGGAAACGAAAAAGTTCCGGAAATTTACCGGGAAGTGGGACAACCCGTTATCATACCGGGTGACATGGGAACGGCTTCCTATCTTCTGATCGGCACCAGAAAGGCTGAGGAAAAGACGTTTGGATCGACAGCACACGGTGCCGGAAGGGTTCTCGGTAGATCCGCCGCTCTGAAGAGGTGGAGTTACAGGGAGATCCTCGACGAACTGGAAAGAAAGAACATCATCGTCATGAGCAAAAGTAAAAAAACGCTCGTTGAAGAAGCACCCGAGGCTTACAAGGATGTGGACAGGGTCGTACACATCGTGCACGAGATAGGTATCTCAAGGAAGATAGCCAGAATGGTACCGCTCGGTGTTGTGAAAGGGTGA
- a CDS encoding SoxR reducing system RseC family protein, whose protein sequence is MIERMFVKEVKENKVVVTKARTSACGSCPAKSICVSGNEINLEAEWNEKEQLKPGDEVIVDIPEYDPMKVSAIVYFVPLVIFAAVVITGYSLNWKDWLTFFSALGGVFVYYSLLRFRKKDKKPPRIIGKAT, encoded by the coding sequence GTGATTGAAAGGATGTTCGTGAAGGAAGTGAAAGAAAACAAAGTGGTCGTGACCAAAGCCAGAACGAGCGCGTGTGGAAGTTGTCCGGCAAAGAGCATATGTGTTTCTGGAAATGAGATAAACCTCGAGGCAGAGTGGAATGAAAAAGAGCAGTTGAAACCTGGTGATGAAGTGATCGTGGACATTCCCGAGTACGATCCCATGAAGGTATCAGCCATCGTCTACTTTGTTCCTCTTGTGATATTCGCCGCTGTTGTGATAACTGGCTACTCTCTGAACTGGAAAGACTGGTTGACGTTCTTTTCCGCACTTGGAGGAGTCTTTGTCTATTACTCTCTTTTGCGCTTCAGAAAGAAGGACAAAAAACCTCCAAGAATCATAGGAAAAGCCACTTAG
- a CDS encoding type IV pilus twitching motility protein PilT, which translates to MTDKSFLKIITEAYGLRATDVHISAGCPPYYRIDGKLVPQEKYGKFSREDVMNSLKELFLEIGHPFPPKEKEVDFSFTVGDAIRVRGNLYYERKNPAVAFRLIPKKIRTFQELGLPEILKTFVERKYGLVLVAGPTGSGKSTTLAAMIDHINENFPYHIITIEDPIEYVFTNKKSVIHQRELGSDTDSFYNGLKYALRQDPDVILVGEMRDLETMALALTAAETGHLVLATVHTNSAASAPERIIDVFPAHQQRQIALQLANTLIAVIYQRLVPKANGIGFTPIVEIMVGTPAVRNLIRENKIHQLESVIQAGARHGMILFDDALVKAALRGDISREDAIQFARNQEEVARRLGVKV; encoded by the coding sequence ATGACGGACAAATCATTTTTGAAGATCATCACGGAAGCCTACGGTTTGAGGGCGACCGATGTTCACATCTCAGCCGGTTGCCCTCCTTACTATCGGATCGATGGGAAACTTGTTCCTCAGGAGAAATACGGTAAGTTTTCCAGAGAAGACGTGATGAACAGCCTGAAAGAACTCTTTCTGGAAATAGGTCACCCCTTTCCTCCGAAAGAAAAAGAAGTGGACTTCTCTTTCACCGTAGGAGATGCGATCAGGGTAAGGGGAAACCTTTACTACGAAAGGAAAAACCCCGCTGTTGCCTTCAGGTTGATTCCAAAAAAGATCAGAACGTTTCAGGAACTCGGGCTTCCCGAGATTTTGAAGACGTTCGTTGAAAGAAAATACGGCCTTGTACTGGTTGCTGGACCAACGGGAAGTGGAAAATCCACAACCCTTGCTGCCATGATAGACCATATAAACGAGAACTTTCCGTACCACATAATAACGATAGAGGACCCCATAGAGTACGTTTTCACCAACAAAAAGTCTGTAATACATCAAAGAGAACTCGGTTCCGACACCGACTCGTTTTACAACGGACTGAAATATGCCCTGAGACAAGATCCCGATGTGATCCTCGTCGGAGAGATGAGAGATCTTGAGACCATGGCGCTTGCCCTCACCGCAGCGGAGACGGGACATCTTGTCCTTGCAACGGTTCATACGAACTCTGCAGCCTCTGCTCCAGAAAGGATCATAGATGTCTTTCCGGCACACCAGCAAAGACAGATCGCCCTTCAGCTCGCAAACACCCTGATCGCTGTCATTTATCAGAGGCTCGTTCCAAAGGCAAACGGTATAGGTTTCACACCCATCGTGGAGATCATGGTGGGAACACCGGCTGTCAGAAACCTGATAAGAGAAAACAAGATCCATCAGCTGGAATCCGTCATTCAGGCAGGGGCCAGACACGGTATGATCCTGTTCGACGATGCCCTGGTGAAGGCTGCTCTCAGGGGAGACATCTCGAGAGAAGATGCCATTCAGTTCGCCAGAAACCAGGAGGAGGTGGCCAGAAGATTAGGAGTGAAGGTCTAG
- a CDS encoding sensor histidine kinase translates to MKKIRGIEVMKDSTEVPEGVYSCKIGHFTIVAHDPSSALMVKLFRKLSTYRTLFSFFKLACRLSKEEFFRRSLRTVERLFCADEVFFIDTHTSFSSRGESLSLDEIKRKYPKIHIRELKNRLYLVVARERELDEEEDLFCRKFLELAESLNERWHFKEDIHRMKEALKEHSRLVEIQKEHIKRMRIIYYVSQAMRSVYDPNNLYRVILLSLVSERAFNFDRAVLLKKNDATNSLEVVSALGGETRQEHEELKRYLRRRTLRYTDLVQFLREEALTFSFETSFSERLKRRRFYYRGHPIFERVVLRKSTVRVSRDILRKMGYEAEDVLEALRSESFVVFPLLGRWDTLGAVVVDNKFSERPITDLDLDVLKLFSESAGLALENAINYEDLKRKTLDLQRQNELVEKLKNFSESILESLEAAIITLDRDGRITEWNKKSEVLFGYRKEQVLGKRLKNLPGFEEIGAIAESVMEEHEPVFLNFYKFQEKYFNVRFSPLRNTKTQLLEGVIITIDDVTELYRYEEERKKKERLSILGEMTARVAHEIRNPITIIGGFVKRMRKHIDDPETLKKYVDIITGELSRLEGIVREILEYSKEEQILEFSEFNLNELIKEVYVLFEEKLREMNIDFFFETDNEDLRVKADRSRIKQVLINLVQNAIEATGENGKIKIKSEDVYNVARVSVWNSGPPIPEELKEKIFSPFFTTKTQGTGLGLPICRKIVEDEHGGKIWVENTEGGVMFIFEIPKTPGKEVRE, encoded by the coding sequence TTGAAGAAGATACGGGGAATAGAGGTGATGAAAGACAGTACAGAAGTTCCTGAAGGAGTGTACTCCTGTAAAATCGGGCACTTTACGATCGTGGCACACGACCCTTCTTCAGCCCTCATGGTGAAACTGTTCAGGAAACTTTCCACCTACAGAACACTCTTTTCCTTCTTCAAACTTGCCTGCCGCCTTTCAAAAGAGGAATTCTTCAGGAGATCTCTCAGAACGGTTGAAAGGCTTTTCTGTGCGGATGAAGTTTTCTTCATCGATACTCACACCTCTTTTTCCTCTAGAGGAGAAAGTCTCTCTCTCGATGAGATAAAGAGAAAATACCCGAAGATTCACATAAGGGAGTTGAAGAACAGACTTTACCTTGTTGTTGCAAGAGAAAGAGAACTGGACGAAGAAGAGGATCTCTTCTGCCGAAAGTTTCTGGAACTGGCTGAATCGTTGAACGAAAGGTGGCACTTCAAAGAGGATATACACAGGATGAAGGAGGCTCTGAAGGAGCACTCAAGGCTGGTGGAAATTCAGAAAGAACACATAAAAAGAATGAGGATAATCTACTACGTTAGCCAGGCCATGCGCTCTGTTTACGATCCAAACAACCTGTATCGGGTGATTCTTCTGAGCCTTGTTTCAGAGAGGGCTTTCAATTTCGACCGGGCGGTCCTTTTGAAAAAAAACGATGCTACGAACTCCCTGGAGGTCGTCTCTGCCTTGGGTGGGGAAACAAGGCAGGAACACGAAGAACTGAAGCGCTACCTCAGAAGAAGGACCCTCAGGTACACCGATCTTGTTCAGTTTCTCAGGGAAGAGGCGCTCACATTTTCTTTCGAAACGAGTTTCAGTGAAAGACTGAAACGAAGAAGGTTCTACTACAGAGGACATCCCATATTCGAAAGAGTAGTTCTGAGAAAAAGCACGGTAAGAGTCTCCAGAGACATTCTCAGAAAAATGGGCTATGAAGCAGAAGATGTCCTCGAGGCCCTCAGAAGCGAAAGCTTCGTTGTTTTTCCTCTTCTGGGACGCTGGGACACCCTCGGAGCAGTTGTGGTGGACAACAAATTCAGTGAAAGACCGATCACGGATCTGGATCTTGATGTTTTGAAACTCTTCTCGGAGAGTGCGGGTCTTGCCCTGGAGAACGCCATCAACTACGAGGATTTGAAAAGAAAAACCCTGGATCTTCAGCGTCAAAACGAACTCGTGGAGAAACTCAAGAACTTCAGTGAGAGCATCCTGGAGAGTCTGGAAGCCGCCATCATAACACTAGACAGGGACGGTCGAATAACAGAGTGGAACAAAAAATCGGAGGTGCTCTTTGGTTACAGGAAGGAACAGGTGCTTGGAAAGAGGTTGAAGAACCTGCCCGGGTTTGAAGAGATAGGTGCCATCGCCGAAAGTGTCATGGAAGAACACGAGCCGGTCTTCCTCAATTTCTACAAGTTCCAGGAAAAGTACTTCAACGTGAGATTTTCTCCCTTGAGAAACACAAAGACACAACTCCTCGAGGGCGTGATCATCACAATCGATGACGTAACCGAACTGTACAGGTACGAAGAAGAACGAAAGAAAAAAGAAAGGCTTTCTATTCTGGGAGAGATGACAGCTCGGGTTGCCCACGAGATTCGAAACCCAATCACCATAATAGGTGGTTTCGTGAAACGCATGAGAAAACACATAGACGATCCTGAAACACTGAAAAAATATGTGGACATCATCACTGGAGAACTCTCAAGACTCGAGGGAATCGTCAGGGAAATCCTGGAGTACAGTAAAGAAGAACAGATTCTGGAGTTCTCCGAGTTCAACCTTAACGAACTCATAAAAGAGGTTTACGTTCTCTTTGAGGAAAAACTCAGGGAGATGAACATAGACTTCTTTTTTGAAACCGACAACGAAGATCTGAGGGTGAAGGCCGACAGGTCGAGGATAAAGCAGGTGTTGATAAATCTGGTTCAGAATGCGATAGAGGCAACAGGAGAAAATGGTAAGATAAAAATAAAGTCGGAGGATGTCTACAACGTGGCAAGGGTTTCTGTCTGGAACTCAGGGCCTCCTATTCCGGAAGAATTGAAAGAAAAGATATTTTCACCATTTTTCACCACCAAAACACAGGGAACTGGCCTTGGGCTTCCCATTTGCAGGAAGATCGTAGAGGATGAGCACGGAGGAAAGATATGGGTGGAGAACACCGAAGGAGGGGTCATGTTCATTTTTGAGATTCCAAAAACACCAGGAAAAGAGGTGAGAGAATGA